The proteins below come from a single Serratia fonticola genomic window:
- a CDS encoding DUF4240 domain-containing protein: MNDEVFWQLIDQARTAMIEDLAENMQALDSALRQLSPEELIAFKKRFTELHNQAYRWDLWAAAYIMGGGCSDDGFMDFRDWLISRGQSVYEAALINPDSLADIVDGEEEGQHEGYSYLVGRIIEELHPEYEKALFEQTSYKTIKFPSEPSGTAWEDDEETLAKLCPRLFAMYW; this comes from the coding sequence ATGAATGATGAAGTCTTCTGGCAACTCATTGATCAGGCCAGAACAGCAATGATTGAAGATCTAGCAGAGAATATGCAGGCGCTGGATAGCGCACTGCGTCAGCTTTCGCCAGAAGAGCTCATTGCATTTAAAAAGCGCTTCACGGAACTGCATAATCAAGCCTACAGATGGGATTTATGGGCTGCGGCCTACATCATGGGTGGTGGATGTTCTGATGATGGGTTTATGGATTTCAGAGACTGGCTGATTTCGCGTGGCCAAAGCGTGTATGAAGCCGCACTGATAAATCCTGACTCACTGGCCGATATTGTGGATGGCGAAGAGGAAGGACAACATGAAGGCTACTCGTACCTGGTAGGCCGAATCATTGAAGAGCTCCATCCTGAATACGAAAAAGCGTTATTTGAACAAACCTCTTATAAAACCATTAAGTTCCCGAGTGAACCATCCGGTACTGCCTGGGAAGATGATGAGGAAACACTGGCAAAACTTTGCCCACGCTTGTTTGCAATGTACTGGTAA